One window of Alkaliphilus metalliredigens QYMF genomic DNA carries:
- the fliF gene encoding flagellar basal-body MS-ring/collar protein FliF, with translation MSEAVEQIRNQLNEYVQGLDKNKKIKIGLSALFILISLTGIIYFFSRPDYVVLYNNLNPEESGSVMETLQGSNIRADFGDTSGTILVRKQDEKRAQVVVATQGLPTARFSYEDAFSGNSWMMTSEERAQRILIAQQNYLASTMEEIPGVSKAVVNLTIPERTGFMMADNNANAKASVWLDISSNANLESGSIKGIAILVSNAVQGLEPENVTIHGPDGRVLNQEAGSDSSLLGASDQMNLQQAVQKDLEKSITDFLSSVYGHGNVVVMAGVRLGFDSNVTELVEFAPPIEGQETGIIRSMHELTHTAIDGPGGGIPGVDPNVGDIPQNVEDDEYLSRYDEASQTINYEINELRQKIVRAHGQVHDISVAVYVNKSTLADGDLSDQERRELINIVSAAAGLDTRVVQVGVQEFNDSLADQWQLAMDGNLAAGEGGQPWWLIGLLATLILGAAYIVINKVRKNRSQEEEILVQDVMIPDELEEINLDLSGSQVKQQIEKLVNKKPDAVAQMLKNWINEE, from the coding sequence ATGTCGGAAGCGGTGGAACAAATACGTAATCAGCTGAATGAATATGTTCAAGGTTTAGATAAGAACAAAAAGATTAAGATTGGCCTTTCGGCCCTTTTCATTTTAATCTCACTTACAGGAATTATATATTTTTTTTCAAGACCAGATTATGTGGTGTTATATAATAATTTGAACCCAGAAGAATCTGGGTCAGTGATGGAAACACTACAGGGTAGCAATATTCGCGCAGACTTTGGCGATACAAGTGGAACAATTCTTGTTAGAAAACAAGATGAAAAAAGAGCTCAAGTCGTTGTTGCTACACAGGGGTTGCCTACGGCACGTTTCTCCTATGAAGATGCTTTTTCGGGAAATTCGTGGATGATGACAAGTGAGGAACGAGCACAACGAATTCTAATTGCCCAGCAAAATTATTTAGCCAGTACTATGGAAGAAATCCCAGGGGTCAGTAAGGCTGTGGTAAACCTGACAATACCAGAAAGAACAGGGTTTATGATGGCTGACAATAACGCAAATGCCAAGGCTTCAGTTTGGCTTGATATATCAAGTAATGCGAACCTGGAAAGCGGTAGTATTAAAGGGATTGCCATCCTTGTGTCCAATGCAGTCCAAGGGCTTGAGCCAGAGAATGTAACGATTCACGGACCTGATGGTCGGGTGTTAAACCAAGAAGCAGGAAGCGATAGTAGCTTGCTAGGGGCAAGCGATCAAATGAACTTACAACAAGCAGTGCAAAAAGATCTAGAAAAAAGTATTACTGACTTCCTATCAAGCGTTTATGGACATGGTAATGTTGTTGTCATGGCAGGGGTGAGACTGGGCTTTGATAGCAATGTGACAGAACTAGTGGAGTTTGCACCACCTATTGAAGGTCAAGAAACTGGAATCATTCGAAGTATGCATGAATTAACCCATACTGCCATTGATGGTCCAGGAGGTGGAATTCCCGGAGTAGATCCAAATGTGGGAGACATCCCTCAAAATGTTGAAGATGATGAATATCTTTCTAGATATGACGAAGCCAGTCAAACAATTAATTATGAAATCAATGAACTGCGCCAAAAAATCGTAAGAGCACATGGACAGGTACATGACATTTCCGTAGCAGTATATGTAAATAAGAGCACATTGGCTGATGGGGACTTATCAGATCAAGAAAGAAGAGAACTGATTAATATTGTATCGGCAGCTGCAGGCTTGGATACAAGAGTTGTCCAAGTCGGTGTTCAAGAATTCAATGATTCTCTGGCGGATCAATGGCAGCTGGCTATGGATGGAAATTTGGCAGCAGGTGAAGGCGGCCAGCCATGGTGGTTAATTGGTTTGCTAGCAACATTGATATTAGGAGCAGCATACATTGTCATTAACAAAGTTAGAAAAAACCGAAGCCAAGAAGAAGAGATTCTAGTTCAAGATGTGATGATTCCAGATGAACTAGAGGAAATCAACTTAGACTTATCAGGCTCTCAAGTAAAACAGCAAATCGAAAAGTTAGTCAATAAGAAACCAGATGCAGTTGCCCAGATGTTGAAAAATTGGATCAATGAAGAATAG
- the fliE gene encoding flagellar hook-basal body complex protein FliE, with protein MQVNSLLKIQNQNSIENLGLFQKESNNSQTTFNDLFKNAINEANILDQMAQNDSVKLATGELDNIHEAMITAQKADVSLQFIMQVRNKVLDAYREIMRMQI; from the coding sequence ATGCAGGTTAACAGTTTATTAAAAATACAAAATCAAAATTCCATAGAAAATTTAGGTTTATTTCAAAAAGAAAGCAATAATAGTCAGACAACATTTAATGATTTATTCAAAAATGCAATCAATGAAGCTAATATACTAGATCAAATGGCACAGAATGATTCTGTAAAGCTTGCTACTGGAGAATTAGATAATATTCATGAGGCTATGATTACCGCTCAAAAAGCTGATGTTTCATTGCAATTCATCATGCAGGTAAGAAACAAAGTATTAGATGCCTACAGAGAAATCATGAGGATGCAGATTTAA